A stretch of Candidatus Methylomirabilota bacterium DNA encodes these proteins:
- a CDS encoding beta-ketoacyl-[acyl-carrier-protein] synthase family protein: protein MKRQPVITGLGILSPIGVGVDKFWAAAKAGKSGIRTPTLFDASKLPRECQMVGEVRDFNARDWMPLSIIKVAGRFSQFAIAAGKMALKDSRLDLSALPAERFMVSMGTSMSGLVDVEHSNFLSFLHGEDMRPWTVLEYPGHAATSHLAISVGARGQTASIATACVAGLDAVAWAAEKIERGDAAAVLAGATETPLSAASIEAFRALGALSSWSGRPAEASRPFDKLRSGLVLAEGAAIIVVEDESSARARGAPIYARILGVGSVTEGAHMRNVDATGEYAARAMEAAIRHAQLSAEDIDFVCAHGNALVDYDAAETAGIKRALGKRAWCVPVSSIKSMCGQALAASGAMQIVASCLAIRDSIVPPTINYTVPDPACDLDYVPNVSRAIRLRTALIHAQSIGGSHAAIVLGTPN, encoded by the coding sequence ATGAAGCGCCAACCCGTCATCACGGGGCTCGGTATCCTCTCCCCTATCGGCGTCGGCGTCGACAAGTTCTGGGCCGCCGCGAAGGCGGGCAAATCGGGTATCCGCACGCCGACGCTGTTTGACGCGTCGAAGCTTCCCCGGGAATGCCAGATGGTCGGCGAGGTTCGCGATTTCAACGCCCGTGACTGGATGCCGCTTTCAATCATAAAGGTCGCGGGGCGCTTCAGTCAGTTCGCGATCGCGGCCGGGAAGATGGCCCTGAAGGACAGTCGCCTTGATCTCTCGGCGTTACCAGCCGAACGCTTCATGGTCTCGATGGGAACCTCGATGAGCGGCCTCGTGGACGTCGAGCACTCAAATTTTCTCTCCTTCCTTCATGGCGAAGACATGCGTCCCTGGACAGTTCTCGAGTATCCGGGACATGCGGCGACGAGCCACTTGGCTATCAGTGTCGGAGCGCGCGGGCAAACGGCCAGCATTGCGACTGCCTGCGTCGCGGGCCTGGATGCGGTCGCGTGGGCGGCTGAAAAGATCGAACGCGGCGACGCTGCCGCGGTCCTAGCGGGGGCCACGGAAACGCCGCTCTCTGCGGCCTCCATTGAAGCGTTCCGTGCCCTTGGAGCACTGTCTAGTTGGTCTGGGCGACCAGCCGAGGCGAGCCGACCGTTCGACAAGCTCAGAAGTGGCTTGGTCCTCGCGGAGGGCGCGGCAATCATCGTTGTCGAAGATGAGAGTTCAGCAAGAGCGAGAGGAGCACCGATCTACGCGCGCATCCTCGGAGTCGGCAGCGTCACGGAAGGGGCACATATGCGGAACGTCGACGCGACCGGCGAATATGCAGCCCGCGCGATGGAAGCGGCAATCCGACACGCTCAGCTTTCGGCCGAAGACATTGACTTCGTCTGTGCTCACGGAAACGCTCTAGTCGATTACGATGCCGCAGAAACTGCAGGAATAAAGCGCGCCCTCGGCAAACGAGCTTGGTGCGTGCCGGTTTCTTCGATCAAGTCTATGTGCGGCCAGGCTTTGGCAGCCAGTGGAGCAATGCAGATTGTGGCCTCTTGCCTTGCGATCCGTGACAGCATCGTGCCACCAACGATCAACTACACCGTCCCAGATCCGGCGTGCGACCTCGATTACGTTCCCAACGTCTCCCGCGCTATCCGCCTGCGAACTGCTCTCATCCATGCTCAGAGTATCGGCGGTTCGCATGCCGCCATCGTTCTGGGCACTCCGAACTAA